GAGAAGTTATGAACTAAACTAAGTAACTACCTAACAGAAAGaaacttcaatttatattaatgTGGAGATGAGGATCAGATGACTTTTATCTTTCGATTGATGGAAAATATCACGgatggtttttttatttttattgttgttagattaaaataagataaaagggttcaaacaagaaaaaattcaccaaagaaactaagagagaaaaagaagataagTAAACAAATAGCCAACTGAACAAaaaagtttagttttttttttcttcttgttaaatatgaatttagtttatgtaaatttgtatttttttaatttttatccttgtaaaaaaattcttcatttttagctattataaaatttaataaggaATTTAACTTAATTGATTAAGTATAATATTTGAGTAATGATAAATTCTACTTATTTtcgatttttataaataattttttttacagaaattaaaattaaaaaaaacacaaattgataatgactaaaagtgaaaaaaaagtaggaacaaaaataaattaaaaaaatttataaaaactaaattcatatttaaagtttttttttatcatattatatgtGTAGATTGTGAAGTGTTTATCAGTTTCATGTTtcattattgatgattaatttttattaaaaaaattaattaattatttttaataattcttccaaaacaaaacagaaatttTCCAAGAATCAAACGTAGAGCAAAAATTTTgtaaagactaaaaatgaaataagattatattttagagaaagaaataaaaaaatctagatAGTGTGTGATGTGCACTTCGTTCACGTTTTCTGTAATGCAACAAAATTCGGtagttattttcttctcttttgtttttattttagatgaACTTCTTTCATTGTTTCTACCATgcatattttcatataaattttgattctgGTTTTcatttaatgattaataaataAGGTGATGCGAATGGTGGTAACTTGCACACGGTTAATTATACTAGtcactttgtttttttaaaaaaagttactttGTCACTTTGTTAACACAATTCATATCATATATACTTTCTGAATATGTGTGGTTGTCCTATGCTTTCCAGTTTCCATAGCCTTAATTATTAGTTCACATGACCTACTAATCTCTGGTCCTTACCTTTTTGTGAGGTGGATTTGGAAAGATGAATCCATTAGGATTAAAAGGACTCATATAAAGTgtcatttatatttgaattgtttttgtTACTGTGACGATAAACATGAGAATTAACTCCCGAAGCAGGCCTTGCCTTTTGTGAAAGGTGCATTGGCTGAAGGGAAAGTTCCACTCATTTAATTTCTTCCTTAAATTGCTAATTCCATCAACAACTATAACCGACTTTTGGAAATATAAGATGaatttgatagttaaaaaagaaaaaaatatatatagattcGTTTTTTTCTGCTAACCAAACTaataaaattctaataaattaatatttgtcgaTAACAAGAAATTATATCTGCCTCTTCTGTGTGATGTTTCAGAAAGGAGAAGCTGATGTAggattataatttttgtaatgtCAGCCTCTTGAGCAAAGTTTgtcattcttttcttctttttttttttttgaagtccAAATTTGTAACCATGACATAGTTCTTTACCATTAAATGTTACAGGGATTGTGTTTAGAAAGTTTTGAAGCCTTAACCAAACCAAAACTAATAGAGTAActtaatataaaacaaattagtAATCCTTGCATTAATTTTCTAGcattttgaattagaaaatcatttataaagttttataattaactaatttttcaatatttcactctcaataaaaataacttaactaaCTATTATATCTATCATGTAACattattgatttaaaatatgatttaagtaatttaaattttgaaattatcttTTGATTAATAGCTACTTTTAagtgaaataataatattttataagaaaacatacatttaaaataatctaatatcttttcatataatttaatacATTTAATTGGAGTATTAAGTTCTTTTATTAACAATTTTCTcaattctttcaaattttaaaataaatcaagatcattaatattataacatattctaaattttgaaaatctttatTCTACTTGGCCTCTAAATACATTTAGTTTCTATCATTCaaccaaaaaaacacaaaatacatTGAGTTTCTATAATTAGTGGATGAAAGCTGGGCCTCTTTATTATTGCTATGTTTGAAAATTGGAAATGAAAATTGGTgtatttacctctttttgagtACCATAACAAAGGGGAGGCACATGTACCACTAACTGCATGGCTTCGGTAATTGTGATATGTTGTAGAACAATTGTGAGGACTTTGCCTTGTATAGCAAAAGTGGTCTTGTACTCTTTGTTATAGTGACTAAGAAGgaatgaaaagtgatcaaatttCTTATGTTATTGGGTTTCATATGGCTGAAATGTTTCCTTATCCTCTTCAATGCCAAGTACTATTACAGTTGGTGTGGCTAACTGACATTGATGTGATCAAAGGGGCAGTTGAGAATTTGGCTTTGAATGGACATGTCCTAGTTAATGGTTGATATGCACATAAAACTGATGCATGTCTAATTAATGGTTGATATCACCAGTGGATGGTTGATGTTGTTCAATCGTGTCAAATTGTTATTTCTTGCGGATTGCTATCTGCCAGTAGTTAttgatatatctttttttatttttctataattcgTTTTTAGTTATTCTAACTGTGCATTTGATGAAATAATGTATTGCCTTAGAAAATGACAATGCTTCGTATAACGACTTTTCTCCCTGTAAGGTTGCATTTGGATGTTTATCATCTCTATTTCCAATCAAAATTACAGCCAAATTATCTGGTAAAGTGCTAGCAGTTAAATTGGAATTTATGAATCaactttttttacattatactttttttacattattattttcagttgtggtatattatataaaaaatggcaATATAAATTCGTAAGAGAAATACCATCAATATTAATTCTGGCattagaaattacaaaattttgtaaGTCTCgctgtttatttaataaatctctcttaattttatagttgaataaattttaacaaataaatcatcatttttaatCCTTCAATTTGTGAAACACTATCATAGTagtacttaaaaatatatttttttaaataaatccttgaaattaaaatttgttagtcacGTTCTCTTGTTAACCCAGTTAAAGACTTTAAtggtaataaattataaaatttagtaactataataataataaattatgtattttaggaattaaaataatagtaatttcagtttaaaaaaaattatttgattttttttataatttcaacgACTACAGTGCTTCACAAATTCATAACTAATACATACGTATATTActcaaaatttaactaattgaaAATTGTATAATATACTCCACTAttcctaattataaaatataattaactaatttgtatttcttaaaaaaactagttaatttatttattaacattaaatttgtctataattataatatttgttcaactttatcatcatcttcttccatcttcataggagagagaaaaaattattcaaaatattttaattaaaaaataattaatacacaaaaatagaattaagtcttataacaagaaataaaaaaaaattgttcgcACTATGTTTTATAAATACATGCACTTCTCAATTTGTATATATGATTGGTCAAACAATcggttaaaaatgaaaaaaagaaaaaaaaaatcagaatttaACAGAAATCATGCTGGCTATTTCAATTTAGGTTTCCCTGTGTGCATCTAACCCCCAACAAAATCAAAGAAATCCCAAACGACGTCGTTTGGCACCCTCTGAATATGTATATAAGTTGGGCTTATTATTCCAAGATATTTTGTTCCATTGATCAGTTTCCACTATCATTATTTGCccattaaaaatcaatttttagctctcattttcatttttttgcaaTTCCTCCACACACACCATCCAATTCCCGTCTTTGATATTTTAATCACAGAGAGAGAAGAGGGTTTGTTTCTGGGTTTTGGAAATTTCAGCCCCCATCAAAGAAGAAGCCCCATAATCTTCGAATCGAAGGCATTTGATTGAAAGGTCGAAACTTTAGCATCTGGGATCGCGCAATTGGggttttttttggttaaaaggGTATCTTCGGAATTCATGGCAAAACTGTACGTGAAGGCGGTGCCACCGGCGGATCTGAACAGGAACACGGAGTGGTTCACGTACCCTGGCGTTTGGACCACTTACATCctcatccttttcttttcttggatCCTCGTTCTCTCCGTCTTCGGTTGCTCCCCCGGCATCGCTTGGACCATCGTTAATCTCGCACACTTTGCtgtatctctctctttcttccttttaattatttcctttttacaaataaaaaaattgaaattgagttCTGGGTGTCTTTGATTTTTTGATTTGGTGATTTGGTTACCCTTTTGGACACCTTTCAGTTTTAAGGCCTTTTTAGGGTATGcctgtgttgtttgtgttgaatattttaagaatatgatCTTATCTTAGAAGGAATTTAATTGTGCTTGACCTGGAGAACAATTGGGATAATGATTTATTGTGTCATTTGGAATTGTTTGGTATTCCATGTGGCTTAATAAATGGGTGGGGTGGGAGTTATCATTAGGCATGTACAAATTAGAGGTACCTTGGTAGGTCATCTCATAAAATCACAATCTAGAATTGAAAGTGGTTAGTGTTCCAATGATTTTCTATTTTACCTCAGTTTTCTCTTGTTAAGGAAAGAGGGTGCCTCCAATTCCTAGTTTGTATTACCAGCAATTTGTTGTGTCTGCTCTATAATCTTGCTCATGTTATATCTCACGTCTTGGAAGTTAGTTACTCTGCAATATTCTTGTTCTAATTCTCCTGTGGCTAGGAAGTTAGTCATTTGGAATGTGGAATAAGGACAGGAATGTAATACGCCACTCAAGGAAAGCTTTGGAGTTATTATATACTATTAAAAAACTATGTATTGACCAATATATTTCTTGCATTTACTTCTTAAAAGAGAGCTTGTTCCCTAATGGATAGACTTTGCTGATAGTCTAaagccaaaataaatatttagttaaatattacACAATTGATTTCTCATTCCCATCTCCATGGCCCCACCATGTTCTAAACtatctttaataaatatttactatatCAGATGTATCCTCTCCAGTCTCCACAGCCCCACCTCCTTTTTTACCTTCCCCTACAAGATACATAAGCTCAGTTTGGTCTTTACTTGTCGTAGTCTCTTCCTAAACCATTATTTGCCTTTCTTAGTTTAGAAAGATGTTGATGCTATTAGAGAATTTGCTTGGAAATGTCCTAGGCTTCCTGTGTGTCTCTTAATCGCTCTGCCTGCCAATGATCTGGTTTTGCTCCAAATTGCCAGCCATAGGTTTATTTTACTTGTTATTTGTGAAGTGTTGGCCTTCTACATTCCGGATGATCCTTAGAGGaacattttcatcttttgaGAAGGTGGAGCCAACTGTTTCTGAAATGTTCAAAGAAGGTGAATGGGGGTTCTGGAAAATGCCACAAAACAGAGGAGTCCTTCACATATTTGCTTCCTCTTGATTCAATTAATTGTTTTGTATCTTGAACAaattgcttttattttactGTACTTAACCAGTTTTCATCTTGCTTGCAATATTCAAAAATTTTGCTCTTGCTTTTCCTCTGTTTGACTTTAGAAGTATGTCTGTTCAAGTTTCATGGTGCCTTTTAAGGTGTGGCCATTTCTAAAAAGTTCAAGTTCATTTGATAGTGCTTTCTCATAGAACCTAATATTTCTTATCGTTAAATAATTTTCTAACAATAAGTTCATTTGATAGTGCTTTCTCATAGAACCTAATAtaatcctttttgttttttggggtGGGGGTTATGTCTCTTTAAGCCAACTTATTAACATAGTACTTGGGGAATCCATTTTTGCTCATTTATTACTTTGTGAGTTGATGGGGAAgacatcttttttcttcttttcttatttgcaatcaaaattgaatgattgaatcaGGTTATAAATTAATCTGTTGTTTGTAAATTATTGTTAATGGATGCTAAAACAATTTAACTTCTCTAAATGGCctaattgattatgttgtgTCCATCAGGTAACATATCACTTTTTTCACTGGAAGAAAGGAACTCCATTTGCAGAGGACCAAGGGATCTACAATAGATTGACTTGGTGGGAGCAGGTAGACAATGGAAAGCAGCTTACTCGTAACAGGAAGTTTCTCACAGTTGTTCCTTTGGTGCTGTAAGTTCTCTAATTTGCATGCCATCATTTTTATATACAAAGGTATCTGCTTCTAGTGATGTCATAGAGTCTATGAAAGTGTGCGTGTGTGCGTGCACCCTTGTTAtataaatatcaacatcattCATTAAAATATTGTCTACACTGAATCACTGATGTGGACAAATGTTTGTCATTCTTGGTAGTGTTATTAATAACATGCATTCTTTTAGTGCTAGAACTAGCAAATGAATGTTGTGTTTATGTGTGGAAACCATGAATAACAACTTATCCAATTGATAGTTGTCAATAGTTCCAATTAGTGGCACTATTGCAGAATTGTATTGTGGAGCGACTTGGAGCATGCTGCAAAAATTGAATAGCATCACAGTTTGAGTTAGTGGCCATTGTAGCTGCGGTAGTGGACAAAATTGCTGAAAATCACTGATGGAGCAGGTGTTATTGGAGTGGATTGCAACAAGCCTATTTTTACTATGAATCAGCACCATTTAGGGCCGTTTTAGGATGTCAATTCTGGATTTTTCCCCCACCTTTGAATCAGAACTTAAAACCCTAGTTTCTCAGTCACGTGCATGCACTATTATGAAGTGGCACCCACTGTTCTCCTTTCCAACAAAAAACCCACTCTTCTCTAACAACACTTGTCATATCTACAACAATTTTTGGCCTTCCCTAGCCTCTGCACCCTCTGCTCTCCATATTTTTCCGGTTATCTCTGACCCCTGGCCATTTTCTGGCCAACTGTGACCTTTGCTGCTGTGCTCTGTTCTGTCtgtgttattatgtttttaatctctCCAAAGCAGGTTTTTCATCACTGTCTTGTTAATCTCTTCTAAGTCTTAacctttaatttctttatttaattttaattggttaGAATGAAAGCCATCCCACTATCCTTCCATAACATGTTCATTGTTGGCCACTCTGCACTGCTTTTTGGGATTAACAACTATTgtccaatttaatatttttttttcaaaacatgtttTTTGGGGTATTGTATTGACTATTTATTGAATTAGACTCccttttctctcattttgtGAGCATGTGTGCTCGTTATCTTTGCAGAACATGCCACTCAGCTGTGATGAAGCTTAATAAGTTGCATGTATTTTTGGAATTCTGTTGTTTGTTTAGATGTTCACGATACTTGAAGGGTTATAAGTGTATGCTTCATAACAGTTGTATTATAACAATTCTACAAGCAATTActagaaaacatgaatctgtttcaaaaacaagaaaatataagaaaagaaaaagcaaagtAAAATTGCTACATATGAAAATTTCCCGCTTTATGATTTGTAGTAACTGTGGCCTTCCTAGAACTTCATCTATGTCATTGGATTGTATCTGAAATCAAGATTTGTTTCGCACTGCTCGAGTGACATTTGTTTCAGGAACAGGAAGAGTAAGGATTTTATTAGCTATTCAACGGAGAAGCCAAATCTTATATAGTTCTAATATATCTTTCATTCATATCCTAAAATATTATCTAGCCAGGGTTGTAAATCAATTGGTAGACTAGCTAATACTAAATGTCGTTTCCATAGGTTGTAAATGATAGAGTGAGAAAGTG
This region of Glycine max cultivar Williams 82 chromosome 7, Glycine_max_v4.0, whole genome shotgun sequence genomic DNA includes:
- the LOC100802112 gene encoding ORM1-like protein 3, whose protein sequence is MAKLYVKAVPPADLNRNTEWFTYPGVWTTYILILFFSWILVLSVFGCSPGIAWTIVNLAHFAVTYHFFHWKKGTPFAEDQGIYNRLTWWEQVDNGKQLTRNRKFLTVVPLVLYLIASHTTDYQNPMLLFNTVAVIVLVVAKFPHMHKVRIFGINADK